A region from the Campylobacter subantarcticus LMG 24377 genome encodes:
- a CDS encoding molybdopterin molybdotransferase MoeA, which produces MLTSYNQSLNILHSHIKAYEKIENIALTQCLDRILAIDIKASTNNPQFPTASMDGYAIKFSEQDEPLSIIGEVPAGVFPSFKIQSKECVKTFTGSLMSEGCDTLVPVEKVEVKNGVVYIKEKVPQGFAVRKVGESYTEGEILLTKGTKLGYSEIALLAELGYFHICVFAKPIIGVLSSGSEIKDLGESLEHPAQIRSSNHIAIANMAKKLGAEARIFPLLKDDMQKTPSVLKQALNACDILVTTGGVSMGDFDFLKQAVKEYEVIIDKVDVKPGKHIKIAKFEDKFIFALPGFPYSAMVMFNLYVRELLNAWLLQEKDYVFKAFANTDYKKKSSHLEFVACNVEFKDGKIYANLNKKQGSSAIINNLNHKAALMIAHDDIKENDLVNIIFMP; this is translated from the coding sequence ATGCTAACTTCTTATAATCAAAGTTTAAATATACTTCATTCGCATATAAAAGCATACGAAAAGATAGAAAACATCGCCTTAACACAGTGCTTAGATAGAATTTTAGCCATAGACATCAAAGCTTCTACCAATAACCCTCAATTTCCCACAGCTTCTATGGATGGCTATGCGATCAAATTTAGCGAGCAAGATGAGCCTTTGTCTATCATAGGCGAAGTACCTGCGGGAGTTTTTCCAAGCTTTAAAATACAAAGCAAAGAATGTGTTAAAACCTTTACAGGTTCTTTAATGAGTGAGGGTTGTGATACCTTAGTACCCGTGGAAAAAGTAGAAGTTAAAAACGGTGTGGTTTACATCAAAGAAAAAGTCCCTCAAGGCTTTGCTGTGAGAAAGGTGGGTGAGAGTTACACCGAGGGTGAAATTTTACTCACTAAAGGCACAAAACTAGGCTATAGCGAGATAGCACTTTTAGCCGAGCTTGGATACTTTCATATTTGCGTTTTTGCTAAACCTATCATAGGCGTGTTAAGCAGTGGAAGTGAGATCAAAGACTTAGGCGAAAGCTTAGAACACCCTGCACAAATTCGCTCATCAAACCATATAGCCATAGCTAATATGGCGAAAAAGCTTGGTGCTGAAGCTAGAATTTTTCCACTTTTAAAAGATGATATGCAAAAAACCCCAAGTGTTTTAAAACAAGCACTTAATGCATGTGATATTTTAGTTACCACCGGTGGGGTTTCCATGGGGGATTTTGACTTTTTAAAACAAGCTGTTAAAGAGTATGAAGTCATCATAGACAAAGTCGATGTAAAACCTGGCAAACACATCAAAATAGCCAAATTTGAAGATAAATTTATCTTTGCTCTACCGGGTTTTCCATACTCGGCTATGGTAATGTTTAACTTATATGTAAGAGAACTTTTAAATGCTTGGCTTTTACAAGAAAAAGACTATGTATTTAAAGCATTTGCAAATACTGACTATAAGAAAAAAAGTTCGCATTTAGAATTTGTAGCTTGTAATGTAGAATTTAAAGATGGAAAAATTTATGCCAATTTAAACAAAAAGCAAGGCTCAAGTGCCATCATCAACAACCTTAACCATAAAGCTGCACTTATGATAGCACATGATGATATAAAAGAAAATGATTTGGTTAATATAATTTTTATGCCTTAA
- a CDS encoding molybdopterin synthase catalytic subunit → MFELHQGSLEIPSIYARWYEYAKDKNCGALITFCGIVRAEDGIEALSFDIYEPLLKTWFEKWCQKLANENVSLMFAHSIGEVKVHESSYFAGVLSKQRKLGLKLINDFVEDFKASAPIWKYDIINGEKIYAKERSLKLQGAGILSTKD, encoded by the coding sequence ATGTTTGAATTACATCAAGGATCTTTGGAAATTCCTAGCATTTACGCTAGATGGTATGAATACGCTAAAGACAAAAACTGCGGAGCTTTGATCACATTTTGCGGTATAGTGAGAGCTGAAGATGGAATCGAGGCTTTAAGCTTTGATATATATGAGCCTTTATTGAAAACTTGGTTTGAAAAATGGTGTCAAAAACTTGCAAATGAAAACGTAAGCTTGATGTTTGCTCACTCTATCGGCGAGGTAAAAGTACATGAGAGTTCTTATTTTGCTGGGGTTTTAAGCAAACAAAGAAAACTAGGACTTAAGCTGATTAACGATTTTGTAGAAGATTTTAAAGCAAGTGCGCCTATATGGAAATATGATATCATCAATGGTGAAAAAATTTATGCTAAAGAACGCTCTTTGAAACTTCAAGGAGCAGGAATTTTAAGCACTAAGGACTAA
- a CDS encoding molybdopterin synthase, small subunit, whose amino-acid sequence MVKVEFLGPINKESLELEVKSLKELKVILGQDESLKEWLELCAVALNDEMVFDDETTLKDGDKICLLPPVCGG is encoded by the coding sequence ATGGTAAAAGTTGAATTTCTAGGGCCAATCAACAAAGAAAGTTTAGAACTAGAAGTAAAAAGCTTAAAAGAATTAAAAGTGATTTTAGGGCAAGATGAAAGCTTAAAAGAATGGCTTGAGCTTTGCGCAGTTGCTTTAAATGATGAAATGGTTTTTGATGATGAAACCACCCTAAAAGATGGGGATAAAATCTGCTTGCTTCCGCCGGTTTGTGGAGGATAA
- a CDS encoding multicopper oxidase family protein, whose product MNRRLFLKWNALGLASISSAYAMSDHSHHDMHSHHTAKKTHKIDTSFIKLEDPNIQLLDIKDFPSKEALANLKLLKNTSTKKNFFRSSIEIKESQIELVKGKKTQCFTYNGSIPGPKIEVYEGDTVEILVKNNLKEPTTIHWHGLDIPPEQDGNPHDPIMPGREKIYRFKLGENSAGTYWYHPHPHYTTAKQVYKGLAGVFVVKAKKDALSHLQEQDWVISDLRLDKNAQIPDNNLFDWLNGREGNLVLINGQLKPKITLDKAQRIRIYNFCAARYLNLRIQGAKFILVGTDGGLIEKGVELDELFLSPASRVEVLIQASKGDFKLESTYYNRDKMLVEEKPYTLALADLKVEKTLESIPEKLREFPPLKEATSFKEVIMSEDHMQMHGISNKSEEEIKQSLASMFLINGKTFDMNRTDLTSKLNEVEEWVVKNSSHMDHPFHIHGTQFELISSQFKGKITKTKFRALQDTINVRPGEELRLRMSQNFTGIRMFHCHILEHEDLGMMGILKIKE is encoded by the coding sequence ATGAATAGAAGATTATTTTTAAAATGGAATGCTTTAGGTTTAGCAAGTATTAGCAGTGCCTATGCAATGAGCGATCACTCTCACCATGATATGCATTCACATCATACAGCAAAAAAAACCCACAAGATCGATACTTCTTTTATCAAACTAGAAGATCCAAACATTCAACTACTCGATATAAAAGACTTTCCTAGTAAAGAAGCATTGGCAAATTTAAAACTTTTAAAAAATACAAGCACAAAGAAAAATTTCTTTAGATCTAGCATAGAAATCAAAGAAAGCCAAATAGAGCTTGTCAAAGGTAAAAAAACCCAATGCTTTACCTATAATGGCTCCATACCAGGGCCTAAAATCGAAGTTTATGAGGGTGATACGGTTGAAATTTTAGTAAAAAACAATCTAAAAGAGCCAACAACCATCCACTGGCATGGGCTTGATATACCACCCGAACAAGATGGCAACCCACATGATCCTATCATGCCTGGTCGAGAAAAGATTTACCGTTTCAAACTTGGAGAAAATTCAGCAGGAACATACTGGTACCATCCGCACCCACACTACACTACAGCAAAACAAGTTTATAAAGGCTTAGCAGGGGTATTTGTAGTAAAAGCTAAAAAAGATGCATTGTCACATTTGCAAGAACAAGACTGGGTGATTAGCGACCTACGCTTGGATAAAAACGCACAAATTCCTGATAATAATTTATTTGACTGGCTTAATGGTAGAGAAGGAAATTTAGTCTTAATCAATGGACAATTAAAACCAAAAATAACACTTGATAAAGCTCAAAGAATTCGTATTTATAATTTTTGCGCGGCAAGGTATTTAAATTTACGCATTCAAGGTGCTAAATTTATTTTAGTGGGAACTGATGGGGGACTTATAGAAAAAGGTGTTGAATTAGATGAGTTGTTTTTAAGTCCTGCTTCAAGAGTGGAAGTACTAATCCAAGCAAGCAAGGGTGATTTTAAACTTGAAAGCACCTACTATAACCGCGATAAAATGCTTGTTGAAGAAAAACCTTACACACTCGCACTAGCTGATCTTAAAGTGGAAAAAACTTTAGAAAGCATACCTGAAAAACTACGCGAATTTCCACCTTTAAAAGAAGCTACAAGCTTTAAAGAAGTAATCATGAGTGAAGACCATATGCAAATGCACGGCATTAGCAACAAAAGCGAAGAAGAAATCAAACAAAGTCTTGCCTCTATGTTTTTGATTAATGGTAAAACATTTGATATGAATAGAACAGATTTGACTTCAAAATTAAACGAGGTAGAAGAGTGGGTGGTAAAAAACTCTTCACACATGGATCATCCTTTCCATATACATGGAACACAATTTGAACTCATTTCTTCTCAATTTAAAGGTAAAATAACAAAAACAAAATTCAGAGCATTGCAAGATACAATCAATGTAAGACCTGGTGAAGAACTAAGACTAAGAATGAGCCAAAATTTCACCGGCATTAGAATGTTTCACTGTCACATTTTAGAACACGAAGATCTTGGAATGATGGGAATTTTAAAAATCAAAGAATAA
- the nspC gene encoding carboxynorspermidine decarboxylase produces the protein MLIQNHLDKNFQTPAYILEEDKLRKNCELLAKVSEESGAKVLLALKGFAFSGAMDIVGEYLSGCTCSGLWEAKFAKEYMDKEIHTFSPAFKDDEIDEIINLSHHIVFNSFNQFKKFKDKASRKSLGLRCNPELSVAPKELYNPCGRFSRLGIRAVDFKNEDLSALSGLHFHALCEESAHSLELVLNAFEAKFSQFIKNMKWINFGGGHHITKAGYDVQKLIDLCKKFSDKYRVQVYLEPGEAIGWQCGTLVASVVDIVENEKKIAILDTSSEAHMPDTIIMPYTSEVLNARILSSRDGEKYSELKENEFAYLLGGNTCLAGDIMGEYAFDQELKIGQKIVFLDQIHYSIVKNTTFNGVRLPNLMLLDKNEKLSMVREFGYENYSKRN, from the coding sequence ATGTTAATCCAAAATCATCTAGATAAAAATTTTCAAACTCCTGCTTATATTTTAGAAGAAGACAAACTTAGAAAAAATTGTGAACTTTTGGCTAAAGTGAGTGAAGAAAGTGGCGCAAAAGTTTTACTTGCCCTCAAAGGATTTGCGTTTTCAGGTGCTATGGATATAGTGGGCGAGTACTTATCAGGTTGTACTTGTAGCGGGCTTTGGGAGGCTAAATTTGCTAAAGAATACATGGATAAAGAAATTCATACTTTCTCTCCTGCTTTTAAAGATGATGAAATAGATGAAATCATCAATCTTTCACACCATATTGTATTTAATTCTTTTAATCAGTTTAAAAAATTTAAAGATAAAGCAAGTCGTAAATCTCTTGGTTTACGTTGCAATCCAGAGCTTTCAGTCGCACCAAAAGAACTTTATAATCCTTGTGGTAGATTTTCAAGGTTAGGAATTCGCGCAGTTGATTTTAAAAATGAAGACTTAAGTGCTTTAAGTGGGCTTCATTTTCATGCTTTGTGTGAAGAAAGCGCGCATTCTTTAGAGCTTGTGTTAAATGCTTTTGAAGCTAAATTTTCACAATTTATTAAAAATATGAAATGGATTAACTTTGGCGGGGGACATCACATCACAAAAGCGGGTTATGATGTGCAAAAGCTGATTGATCTTTGTAAAAAATTTAGCGATAAATACAGAGTGCAAGTGTATCTTGAGCCAGGTGAAGCTATAGGTTGGCAGTGTGGGACTTTAGTTGCAAGTGTTGTTGATATCGTGGAAAATGAGAAAAAAATAGCTATTTTAGATACTTCAAGTGAAGCTCATATGCCAGATACTATCATCATGCCTTATACTAGTGAAGTTTTAAATGCTAGAATTTTATCAAGTCGCGATGGGGAAAAATATAGCGAGTTAAAAGAAAATGAATTTGCTTATTTGCTCGGTGGCAATACTTGCTTAGCAGGAGATATCATGGGTGAATACGCTTTTGATCAAGAGTTAAAAATAGGGCAAAAAATTGTATTTTTGGATCAAATCCATTATTCTATAGTGAAAAATACTACATTTAATGGAGTAAGACTTCCAAATTTAATGCTTTTGGATAAAAATGAAAAATTATCCATGGTGAGAGAATTTGGCTATGAGAATTATTCAAAAAGAAACTAA
- a CDS encoding formate dehydrogenase subunit gamma produces the protein MHRVILALLACFSFLFAQENFEVKNTQIWDVQRVMNIESYQNFGALWTKLQGEYIASAVLIILIAVISAFALHYMVIGPKKFSHDGKKIYAFSVFERLFHFVAAISWIILVPTGLIMIFGSYFGGGFFVRLCKNLHGIATILFIISIIPMFLCWIKRMLPASYDLKWMMIVGGYLSKEKKPVPAGKFNFGQKSWYYIAVFGGFLMITTGAFMFFLDFNSTSLQSVFGISHIDILRVSAIIHNILGILCAVFFAIHIYMAVFAIKGSIHSMINGYKEEEEVYILHHYWYKELSEKKQINPTFTCELKAKK, from the coding sequence ATGCATAGAGTTATACTAGCTCTTTTGGCCTGTTTTAGCTTTCTATTTGCTCAAGAAAATTTTGAAGTTAAAAACACTCAAATTTGGGATGTGCAAAGAGTGATGAATATAGAAAGTTATCAGAATTTTGGTGCTTTGTGGACTAAGCTACAAGGTGAATACATCGCAAGTGCTGTTTTGATCATACTCATTGCTGTGATCTCGGCTTTTGCATTGCATTATATGGTAATTGGTCCTAAGAAATTCTCTCATGATGGTAAGAAAATTTATGCTTTTTCGGTCTTTGAAAGATTGTTTCACTTTGTAGCAGCGATCTCTTGGATCATTCTTGTGCCAACGGGTCTTATTATGATTTTTGGATCGTACTTTGGCGGAGGATTTTTTGTAAGATTATGTAAAAATTTGCATGGTATCGCAACGATTTTATTTATTATTTCTATCATTCCTATGTTTTTATGTTGGATCAAAAGAATGCTCCCTGCAAGTTATGATTTAAAATGGATGATGATAGTTGGAGGGTATTTAAGCAAAGAGAAAAAACCTGTACCTGCGGGTAAATTTAATTTTGGTCAAAAGTCATGGTATTATATCGCTGTATTTGGTGGCTTTTTGATGATCACTACGGGTGCTTTTATGTTTTTCCTTGATTTTAATTCTACTTCATTGCAGTCTGTTTTTGGAATTTCTCATATAGATATTTTAAGAGTTTCTGCTATCATTCATAATATTTTGGGAATTTTATGTGCGGTATTTTTTGCTATACATATTTATATGGCTGTATTTGCGATTAAAGGTAGTATACATTCTATGATCAATGGTTATAAAGAGGAAGAAGAAGTTTATATTTTACATCATTATTGGTATAAAGAATTAAGCGAAAAAAAACAAATCAACCCTACTTTTACTTGTGAATTGAAAGCAAAAAAATAA
- a CDS encoding HAL/PAL/TAL family ammonia-lyase, giving the protein MRFFILILAIFVSVQAKQVVLNGKDLTIQDVYDISLGENVKIDKKALDRVFRSHEALIEAAKQGHKIYGLTVGVGLNKDKQFVDAHGNLDDEVIKASKKFNIGLIHAHCGGVYEDLKPNVVRAIMAIRLNNMLYGGSGVSLELVKTYEAFLNNNIIPAVPSKGSVGEADITILGHIGLAMLGEGFVYVDGEKIPASAALSKFNIKKIEPFGKDALSIISSNSYSSALAVLAILDLKNLIKNLKLVYALSLEGLNGNVAPFLEESVKLRPFPQLLLTAKDLRELLKGSYLWENSSKRALQDPLSYRDGVYQIAALESSLKTLEDLMKIQLNSSDDNPGVNLDASTPKNSYQEKFFVKNGKSAVVPNSNFEPLLWVFELEKMSIVLGFNSKASSQRIIKLDDDYFTGLSRFLGTDETIHAFGAMQKPFAALDAENQLLANPVSLNWLPLAGNIEDIATNAPLAAIKLQKQIDNFYYILGMELLHAAQAIDLRMKEDPNLKLSVKTKKLFEQYRKQVEFLQVDRPLTEDFRKSYDFLKNYSY; this is encoded by the coding sequence GTGAGATTTTTTATCCTTATTTTAGCTATTTTTGTGAGCGTGCAAGCAAAACAAGTGGTTTTAAATGGAAAAGATTTAACAATCCAAGATGTATATGATATATCTTTGGGTGAAAATGTTAAAATCGATAAAAAAGCACTAGATAGGGTATTTCGTTCTCATGAGGCTTTGATTGAAGCAGCAAAACAAGGTCATAAAATTTATGGTTTGACTGTTGGTGTTGGTTTGAACAAAGACAAGCAGTTTGTTGATGCACATGGTAATTTAGACGATGAAGTTATTAAAGCATCTAAAAAATTTAATATAGGTTTAATCCACGCTCATTGTGGTGGCGTGTATGAGGATTTAAAACCTAATGTTGTTAGAGCTATTATGGCGATTCGTTTAAATAATATGCTATATGGTGGTTCAGGTGTTTCTTTGGAGCTTGTTAAAACTTATGAAGCTTTTTTAAATAATAATATCATTCCAGCTGTTCCTTCTAAAGGTTCTGTTGGAGAAGCAGATATTACTATACTTGGACATATTGGCTTAGCTATGCTAGGAGAAGGATTTGTGTATGTTGATGGTGAAAAAATTCCAGCTAGTGCTGCTTTATCAAAATTTAATATAAAAAAAATAGAACCTTTTGGTAAGGATGCTTTATCGATTATTAGCTCAAATTCTTATTCATCAGCTTTGGCAGTTTTGGCTATACTAGATTTAAAAAATTTAATTAAAAATCTAAAATTAGTTTATGCTTTAAGCTTAGAAGGATTAAATGGAAATGTAGCACCATTTTTAGAAGAAAGTGTCAAACTAAGACCTTTTCCGCAACTTCTTTTAACCGCTAAAGATTTAAGAGAACTTCTTAAAGGTAGTTATTTATGGGAAAATTCAAGCAAACGCGCTTTGCAAGATCCATTAAGTTATAGAGATGGAGTTTATCAAATAGCTGCACTTGAGAGTTCTTTGAAAACTTTAGAAGATCTAATGAAAATTCAACTCAATTCTTCAGATGATAATCCAGGGGTTAATTTAGACGCATCTACTCCAAAAAATTCATATCAAGAAAAGTTTTTTGTAAAAAATGGCAAATCAGCTGTAGTTCCAAATTCTAATTTTGAGCCTTTATTATGGGTTTTTGAGCTAGAAAAAATGTCTATAGTTCTTGGTTTTAATTCTAAAGCATCATCTCAAAGAATTATAAAATTAGATGATGATTATTTTACAGGTTTAAGTAGATTTTTAGGAACTGATGAAACTATCCATGCTTTTGGAGCTATGCAAAAACCTTTTGCAGCTTTAGATGCAGAAAATCAACTTTTAGCAAATCCTGTTTCTTTAAATTGGCTTCCTTTAGCAGGAAACATAGAAGATATAGCTACTAATGCACCTTTAGCTGCTATAAAATTACAAAAACAAATTGATAATTTTTACTATATTTTAGGTATGGAACTTTTACACGCAGCTCAAGCTATAGATTTAAGAATGAAAGAAGATCCAAATTTAAAACTTTCTGTAAAGACAAAAAAATTATTTGAACAATACAGAAAGCAAGTTGAGTTTTTGCAAGTTGATAGGCCTTTAACTGAAGATTTTAGAAAATCTTATGATTTTTTAAAAAACTATAGCTACTAA
- a CDS encoding flavocytochrome c — translation MKESRRTFLKKISTLASVALAGGGLGSSVFAKEEDIKWDESWDVVVVGSGFAGSAALCEAIDMGVKTLMIEKMPVLGGNSAINGGAFAIVGSPHQKRKNVEDSYELYVKDIKKAGLNLNQVDLVETIAKNGYDAYKFTVERGVVYRDDLGHFGGHSVPRTIWPEINSGGKITIPLQEYAQQKGALIRTRVIFDDLILSNKGQVIGIKVRENYDFNYNKSVDEEDNKSGVAKFYRVYGGVVMASGGFSYDIKFRQEMDPTITPDLDCTNHYGATAYTLKNLMKINVQTVDLNWIQLGPWGSPDEKGFGIAPVFAIPAFAYGIMVDARTGKRFINELADRKIRADAILKINKNPDGSLTHPVVICDSVGATGTTKANVYRGLHKNVIKKFDSIEELAQFYSIPYEGLKKSIDNYNSYVKSGKDLEMGKPFFKLDGKVVDISKPPFYAWRALPKVHHTMGGVKIDIEARVYDKQNNIIQGLFAAGEFVGGPHGASRLGSCAIPDCIVFGRIAAKNAAQRSMQVRG, via the coding sequence ATGAAAGAATCAAGACGAACATTTTTAAAAAAGATATCAACTTTAGCAAGTGTTGCTTTAGCTGGTGGAGGTTTAGGTAGTAGTGTTTTTGCTAAAGAAGAAGATATTAAATGGGATGAGAGTTGGGATGTAGTGGTAGTAGGAAGTGGTTTTGCAGGATCAGCAGCACTTTGTGAAGCTATTGATATGGGTGTTAAAACTTTAATGATAGAAAAAATGCCTGTTTTAGGCGGAAATTCTGCTATAAATGGCGGTGCATTTGCTATAGTAGGTTCACCTCATCAAAAACGAAAAAATGTTGAAGACTCTTATGAACTTTATGTTAAAGATATTAAAAAAGCAGGATTAAATTTAAATCAAGTTGATCTTGTAGAAACAATAGCCAAAAATGGTTATGATGCTTATAAATTTACTGTTGAAAGAGGAGTTGTATATCGTGATGATTTAGGTCATTTTGGTGGCCATTCTGTGCCAAGAACCATATGGCCTGAAATTAATTCTGGTGGTAAAATCACTATACCTTTACAAGAATATGCTCAGCAAAAAGGTGCTTTGATACGAACACGAGTGATTTTTGATGATTTAATTTTAAGTAATAAAGGTCAAGTTATAGGTATCAAGGTAAGAGAAAATTACGATTTTAATTATAATAAATCAGTTGATGAAGAAGATAATAAATCAGGAGTAGCTAAATTTTACCGTGTTTATGGTGGGGTAGTTATGGCAAGCGGTGGATTTTCTTATGATATTAAATTCAGACAAGAAATGGATCCTACTATAACTCCTGATTTAGATTGTACTAATCACTATGGTGCTACTGCATATACTTTAAAAAATTTAATGAAAATTAATGTTCAAACTGTTGATTTAAATTGGATACAGCTTGGACCTTGGGGCTCACCAGATGAGAAAGGTTTTGGTATAGCGCCTGTGTTTGCTATACCAGCTTTTGCCTATGGGATTATGGTTGATGCTAGAACAGGAAAAAGATTTATCAATGAATTAGCAGATAGAAAAATCCGCGCAGATGCTATTTTGAAAATTAATAAAAATCCAGATGGTAGCTTAACTCATCCTGTTGTAATTTGTGATAGCGTTGGTGCTACAGGCACAACCAAAGCAAATGTTTATAGAGGGCTTCACAAAAATGTGATTAAAAAATTTGATAGCATTGAAGAACTAGCCCAGTTTTATTCTATCCCTTATGAGGGGCTTAAAAAAAGCATAGATAATTATAATAGTTATGTAAAAAGTGGTAAAGATTTAGAAATGGGTAAGCCATTTTTTAAGCTTGATGGAAAGGTTGTAGATATTTCAAAACCTCCTTTTTATGCTTGGAGAGCTTTACCAAAAGTTCATCATACTATGGGTGGTGTTAAAATTGATATTGAAGCTAGAGTTTATGATAAACAAAACAATATCATACAAGGATTGTTTGCAGCAGGTGAATTTGTAGGTGGCCCACATGGGGCTAGTAGGCTTGGTTCGTGTGCTATTCCAGATTGTATAGTTTTTGGAAGAATTGCAGCTAAAAATGCAGCACAAAGAAGTATGCAAGTGAGAGGATGA
- a CDS encoding cytochrome c3 family protein, translated as MKLAVLICFLFLNLFAQTPYFLEPSKEPTKENYPIKNHHAKLNMDCKLCHGGKVSENKFEVVTREKCLECHKSYEALEKLTANLGYEDNVHASPHYPKMDCKLCHSSHKPTQNYCIMCHSQDSMKKLIVP; from the coding sequence ATGAAATTAGCAGTATTAATATGTTTTTTATTTTTAAATTTATTTGCTCAAACTCCGTATTTTTTAGAGCCTAGCAAAGAACCGACAAAGGAAAATTATCCTATTAAAAATCATCATGCAAAATTAAATATGGATTGTAAATTGTGTCATGGTGGCAAGGTGAGTGAAAATAAATTCGAGGTTGTTACAAGAGAAAAATGCTTAGAATGTCATAAAAGTTATGAGGCTTTGGAAAAATTAACAGCAAATTTAGGTTATGAAGACAATGTTCATGCTTCTCCACATTACCCTAAAATGGATTGTAAGCTTTGCCATTCTTCACATAAACCTACGCAGAATTATTGCATAATGTGTCATTCTCAAGATTCAATGAAAAAATTAATAGTTCCATAG
- a CDS encoding c-type cytochrome, NapC/NirT family, translating into MSKKIIILGILCMFFVAFVAFFGGTYVMYKTGDDKFCNTCHSWMDPMTQTYLSGSHGGNNPSGVKASCVSCHLPHDDSKLHYTFKKALNGITEISHMLVNSPEDMDWEANRKNREKYVFDSGCLSCHANITQANTKNEGAKFMHEQYLKSQKTNEKDKLTCVSCHKNVGHEDLEKVLYDRKNPPIGNWDTDDNTSVKK; encoded by the coding sequence ATGAGTAAGAAAATAATTATTTTAGGTATATTATGTATGTTTTTTGTAGCTTTTGTAGCTTTTTTTGGTGGAACTTATGTGATGTATAAAACAGGTGATGATAAATTTTGCAATACTTGTCATAGCTGGATGGATCCTATGACTCAAACTTACTTAAGTGGAAGTCATGGAGGTAATAATCCTTCTGGTGTTAAAGCAAGTTGTGTTTCTTGTCACTTGCCTCATGATGATAGCAAATTACACTATACTTTCAAAAAAGCTTTAAATGGAATTACTGAAATTTCTCATATGCTAGTTAATAGTCCTGAAGATATGGATTGGGAAGCAAATAGAAAAAATAGAGAAAAATATGTTTTTGATAGTGGTTGTTTAAGCTGTCATGCCAATATAACTCAAGCTAACACAAAAAATGAAGGTGCTAAATTTATGCATGAGCAGTATTTAAAATCTCAAAAAACAAATGAAAAAGATAAGTTAACTTGTGTGAGTTGTCATAAAAATGTAGGACATGAAGATTTAGAAAAAGTTCTTTATGATCGCAAAAATCCTCCTATTGGAAATTGGGATACAGATGATAATACAAGTGTAAAAAAATGA
- a CDS encoding TorD/DmsD family molecular chaperone, whose product MIQDIDLSRKYFYEFFSKAFNFIDEEEFEIWHKQVLALAQSPLDESLKPDFEKLCACDFVNFKEEQNSVFFDFSYVNVPISASFYDEGRDDGKMKLQACEIIRKTKFRKKEECRQSEDEFGFLFAFMASIIEHDLKVAQQLFRFVINPVVDEFIEKLQIHKNSNFYIAIGNIMKVFFVSERAYLEVQAPVKKEGKSIADEALQRLPYEPRLPTKFSKTNIEELSKL is encoded by the coding sequence ATGATACAAGATATCGATCTTTCTCGTAAGTATTTTTACGAATTTTTCTCCAAAGCTTTTAATTTTATTGATGAAGAAGAATTTGAAATTTGGCATAAGCAGGTTTTAGCTTTGGCTCAAAGTCCTTTAGATGAAAGTTTAAAGCCTGATTTTGAAAAGCTATGTGCATGTGATTTTGTAAACTTTAAAGAAGAGCAAAACAGCGTGTTTTTTGATTTTTCTTATGTAAATGTACCTATTAGTGCTTCCTTTTATGATGAAGGTAGAGATGATGGTAAAATGAAGCTTCAAGCCTGTGAGATCATTAGAAAAACAAAATTTAGAAAAAAAGAAGAATGTAGACAAAGCGAAGATGAATTTGGATTTTTATTTGCTTTTATGGCAAGTATTATTGAACATGACTTAAAAGTTGCACAACAATTGTTTCGTTTTGTGATCAATCCTGTGGTAGATGAATTTATAGAAAAACTACAAATCCATAAAAATTCAAATTTTTATATTGCCATTGGCAATATTATGAAAGTATTTTTTGTGAGTGAAAGAGCTTACTTAGAAGTGCAAGCACCTGTAAAAAAAGAAGGTAAAAGTATCGCAGATGAAGCGCTACAAAGACTTCCTTATGAACCAAGACTTCCGACTAAATTTAGCAAAACTAATATCGAGGAATTAAGCAAGCTATAA
- a CDS encoding twin-arginine translocation signal domain-containing protein yields MEANQRRDFLKKSLKIGALGVVAGASVNALAKDDYQEQNTVVLGKSTKKEVLYKKTMHWEKYYKIAY; encoded by the coding sequence ATGGAAGCTAACCAAAGAAGAGATTTTCTTAAGAAATCTTTGAAAATTGGTGCTTTAGGGGTGGTTGCCGGAGCGAGCGTAAATGCTTTAGCTAAGGATGATTACCAAGAGCAAAATACAGTAGTTTTGGGAAAAAGCACTAAAAAAGAAGTGCTTTATAAAAAAACTATGCATTGGGAAAAATACTACAAAATAGCTTATTAA